In the Moraxella osloensis genome, TGCCCTTGACTGGTGAGTTTGGTGGCGAGTGATGAGCCAAAATTGCCTAGACCGACGATGATGTATTTCATATCTATACCTTATCAATTTATTTTTAGGTGATAATAATCTCTTCGCTGGGATAGCGATAGCTTTGATGCCTTGGGCGATTTAATAAGGCAATTAAGATGGTCAATGCCCCAACCCGTCCACAAAACATCAGCCCAATCAGGACAGATTTGCTAAACGCACTTAAATGCGGGGTGATGCCTAAGCTTAGACCTGTGGTAGTGTAAGCAGAAACACTTTCAAATAACACTTCTGTCATACTCATGTTGGGCTCTGCCCAGCGTATTAACGTACAACCAAACGCAATGATAATCACTGACAAACAGATAATCGCAAATGCCCGCTTCACTGAGATATCCGCAATTTCACGACGGAATACTTCGATACGAGAATAGCCGCGTGCCAGTGACACAATATTGAGCACAGCGACTGCAAAAGTCGTGGTTTTGATACCACCGCCTGTAGAGTTTGGGGCTGCCCCGACCCACATCAGTGCAATGGTAAGCATCACGGTCGGTGGCGCTAGCTGTGCCATGTCTACCACGTTGATTCCTGATGAGCGCGGTGCAGCTGCCACAAAAAACCCTGTCACAAGTTTGCCTATGACACTGGTATGCTCAGATAAAGTGCCTTGCCACTCAAAGGCAAGCACACTGACAAAGGCAAGCACTAGCAAGGACACGGTTGTCACTAGATTAATGCGGCTATTGATACTCAGTAGCCACGGCTTGGCACCATATCGTGAGCGGTTAGGAAACAACAGGCGCATCACCTGATGGCGCAAATATTCCACGACATTGGCAACTATCGTAAATCCCAACCCCCCAAATAAAAATGTCACCGCCACAACGATTTGTAACGGATAATTAAAGCGCACTTGTAACTCATATAAGCTATTACTCATCGTTGAAAAACCTGCATTACAAAATGCAGAGATGGCATGAAACACCGAAAAAAAGATGCGGCGATGGGTGCTCATAGGGACATCAAGCATACTGATATAAATCGCTATGGCTGCCACGGACTCCACCGCAAAGGTGACCGCAAAAATTACTTTGAGCGTCTTTAGCACATCACTCATACGATTGGCTGAGGTCACATGCCCAAGCTGTAGCTGTGTCTGATAACTGATGCGTCCTCGAAAAAAATAGCTAAAATAGGTAGCAAAAGTCAAAATCCCTAAGCCGCCCAATTGAAACAAACACATGATAATGATTTGACCCAATGGGGTAAAAAAAGCGCCGGTATCTTTTACCGCCAGACCCGTAATACACACCGCACTCGTGGCAGTAAATAACGCATCGACAAATGCAATATGACCATAGGTGGCATTTGGCATCATTAGCAAAAACGTGCCGAGCAAAATAAGCAATAAAAAACTTAAAATAAACAACTGGGCAGGATGCGCAACAACTATCTTAAAGCTGAACTCCATCACCAATAACTGACGAATAAAAGAAACCAACAACGCAATTTTTATCAATGATTTTTCAAACAAGAATTTGTATAAAAAAGAGCTGTTATCGGCAAAAAAATGTGTCACCAATAATGCAATAACTAATAAAGCAATGGACAAATCAAACGTGAGCACAAGCTTTGAGCGTATACCTTTTTGCACATATTGATTCAGTAATTCAATAAAATTGAGCCCAAGCACGATTAAATAAAACGTCGAAGCCACGCCATGCAACCAAACTTTAAAATCAAACCCTGTCTCAATAATCGCAAGCAATACAGCGAATAAACTGCTATAAAATACCAGTTTATGAAACACACCAGATGGACTATCCTGCATTGACTCCAGCGCATTTTTTTTATTTTTTTTCAATATAAAATCAAACATCGTAAAGTTGACTTCCGTTTTACCCAAGCATAGTTGTTGTACTTTATACCGCAATTATACGTTTGAGAAAACTAGATTGAACAATGATTTAAAAAAAGTAGCGATGATTTGACAAAAGTACGTTGTTTTTGAGGCAGGCTAAAACACCAAGGTTACCGTTAAGCCTTGGGTGGTGGCAGTGGTTTGGGGGTTGTTGTCAACCAGTTGCGTAGGACTGAGATAAATATCAATATTGGCTTGTTGGCAGATTTGATAAACAATCGATAAACCTAAGCCTGTACCGCCAATTACCGTGAAACCTGAATGGGTACTTGTGTCTTTGGAGGAAAAAGATTTTTTGGCAGTATCACTATGGGTTTGTGTACTGCTTGTTTGTCCTTGTGCTAGTGATGCGCTCGACGCATTTTGATTGACGCGGTAAAAAGGTTGAAAGACGTCTTGATAATGGGCTGCATCAATGCCAATGCCGGTATCGGCAACTTGGACGATGAGTCGTTTTGCGCGGTGATTGGGTGTGTTGCTAGCGTTGTTCACCAACACAGGGGTCGGGGTCAATGCGTTGGCGAAGTTGGTATGGGTGGCATGGGTCGAATCGCTGCTGCTTGACGTCTGTGTTAAATCTTCGATAGTCATGTGGTCAATGACAACAGCGATATTGCCTGTGGTTGGGGTATATAAAATGGCATTTTGCAGTAAATTTTTGAGGAGGATAAACAAGGCGGTTTCATCTACACTGACCTGCGTCGCTGACGTACCCAGCGCGGCGAGATGGTTGTCAACTGACAGGGTTTGGTCTTTGCTATCGGCAATCGGAAATAGCAGTTTGATGGCTTCTCGTAGCACTGCGATTAAATCGGTGGGCGTGTTGGTGCGCTCGGTCAGCTGTGATTGCTGGGCTTCCATACGGGCAAGGGTGAGTAGCTGTTCCACCAAATGTTGATTGTGTTCTACTCTGACAGCGAGTTTATGAATGTTTTGTTTGAATTTGGCTTGCCTTGCATGGTCGCTATACATCGCCGCGTCTTGACTGTATTTTTGCAGTTGTTGCACTTGCAGCGAGATGGCGGTCAATGGCGAGCGTAGCTCATGCGCGGCATCCGCGATGAAGCGATTTTGGTTTTGGATATGCGCGTCAACCCTTTGTAACA is a window encoding:
- a CDS encoding sensor histidine kinase; translation: MTMTTPTKTALPLQKSLQKQLLVWILGTLLSIGILVQIAVFCYTYQEFNTSQETNLSYLAELVSSRAALRPPPRNLKPNRRLSNPDNDFAPHDLPPPRPPLPAKIASAPSSSTPTTVFSSNDESNVLQYQGVKDGVQVDIFPARFGKIDTNFIEPMAHPQLINTPIGFSELTLDGEIWKVFRKDTPRRVIFVRQPVEWQKKIALKSAWQSIIPILLTTLLLLALLPWVLKRVLRPIQILAKQMAKRHGQDLSLIELPTDSQHRSILPSELMPLVIEINALLQRVDAHIQNQNRFIADAAHELRSPLTAISLQVQQLQKYSQDAAMYSDHARQAKFKQNIHKLAVRVEHNQHLVEQLLTLARMEAQQSQLTERTNTPTDLIAVLREAIKLLFPIADSKDQTLSVDNHLAALGTSATQVSVDETALFILLKNLLQNAILYTPTTGNIAVVIDHMTIEDLTQTSSSSDSTHATHTNFANALTPTPVLVNNASNTPNHRAKRLIVQVADTGIGIDAAHYQDVFQPFYRVNQNASSASLAQGQTSSTQTHSDTAKKSFSSKDTSTHSGFTVIGGTGLGLSIVYQICQQANIDIYLSPTQLVDNNPQTTATTQGLTVTLVF
- a CDS encoding TrkH family potassium uptake protein, whose product is MQDSPSGVFHKLVFYSSLFAVLLAIIETGFDFKVWLHGVASTFYLIVLGLNFIELLNQYVQKGIRSKLVLTFDLSIALLVIALLVTHFFADNSSFLYKFLFEKSLIKIALLVSFIRQLLVMEFSFKIVVAHPAQLFILSFLLLILLGTFLLMMPNATYGHIAFVDALFTATSAVCITGLAVKDTGAFFTPLGQIIIMCLFQLGGLGILTFATYFSYFFRGRISYQTQLQLGHVTSANRMSDVLKTLKVIFAVTFAVESVAAIAIYISMLDVPMSTHRRIFFSVFHAISAFCNAGFSTMSNSLYELQVRFNYPLQIVVAVTFLFGGLGFTIVANVVEYLRHQVMRLLFPNRSRYGAKPWLLSINSRINLVTTVSLLVLAFVSVLAFEWQGTLSEHTSVIGKLVTGFFVAAAPRSSGINVVDMAQLAPPTVMLTIALMWVGAAPNSTGGGIKTTTFAVAVLNIVSLARGYSRIEVFRREIADISVKRAFAIICLSVIIIAFGCTLIRWAEPNMSMTEVLFESVSAYTTTGLSLGITPHLSAFSKSVLIGLMFCGRVGALTILIALLNRPRHQSYRYPSEEIIIT